From a region of the Candidatus Equadaptatus faecalis genome:
- a CDS encoding asparaginase — protein sequence MKKILLISTGGTIASEESENGLVPAVDGAAMIRLIPELEGMCDIEYRELLSLDSSNIQPHHWTEMADTIVEAYEKYDGFVISHGTDTMAYTASALSWMLEGIRKPVAITGAQLPIEDPMTDGKHNLLNAFRLASDNHAGIYLVFGDSIIDGSCAKKLYTQKFEAFASVNMPRAAFITRDGFQWTAQEKDLLVFTPKTAVDDRVFVYKLIPGAKDSVLDFAVQAGYRAIVIEGFGAGGVPNKENSLLPALERALKAGVIVVCITQCVYDGTNLDVYDIGVLAQRLGAISAEDMTLEAVVTKLMWSLGNTATNEEAKKLFLA from the coding sequence ATGAAGAAAATACTTCTTATTTCAACAGGGGGAACAATAGCTTCGGAAGAAAGCGAAAACGGGCTTGTCCCCGCGGTTGACGGTGCTGCCATGATACGGCTCATTCCGGAGCTTGAAGGAATGTGCGATATTGAATACCGCGAACTGCTGAGTCTCGACAGCAGCAATATACAGCCGCACCACTGGACTGAAATGGCTGACACGATAGTTGAAGCGTATGAAAAATATGACGGTTTCGTTATTTCCCACGGCACTGACACAATGGCATATACCGCCTCAGCGCTCAGCTGGATGCTTGAAGGAATACGCAAACCAGTTGCGATTACTGGTGCGCAGCTTCCGATAGAAGACCCGATGACTGACGGGAAACACAATCTGCTGAACGCCTTCAGACTTGCCTCGGACAATCATGCGGGAATTTATCTTGTTTTTGGCGACAGCATCATAGACGGAAGCTGCGCAAAAAAACTTTATACACAGAAATTCGAGGCATTTGCCAGTGTTAATATGCCTCGTGCGGCATTTATAACGCGCGACGGTTTTCAGTGGACGGCACAGGAGAAGGATTTGCTTGTATTTACCCCTAAAACGGCTGTTGACGACAGAGTTTTTGTTTACAAACTCATCCCCGGAGCAAAGGACAGTGTACTGGATTTTGCCGTTCAGGCAGGTTACAGAGCGATTGTGATTGAGGGTTTTGGCGCAGGCGGAGTGCCTAACAAAGAAAACAGTCTGCTTCCGGCGCTTGAAAGAGCGCTTAAAGCCGGAGTCATAGTTGTATGCATTACACAGTGCGTATATGACGGAACGAACCTTGATGTCTACGATATAGGCGTTCTCGCGCAGAGGCTTGGAGCGATTTCGGCAGAGGATATGACGCTTGAAGCCGTTGTCACGAAACTTATGTGGTCGCTGGGCAATACTGCAACGAACGAAGAGGCGAAGAAGTTGTTTTTGGCATAA
- a CDS encoding ribose-phosphate pyrophosphokinase — protein sequence MADQTRAIKVFSGSAHKAFADSVCVSLGIPVSASKLFRFSDQEIGVSVEESVRGTDVYIVQPTCEPANERLMELFIMIDALRRASAYRINVVMPYFGYARQDRKTRAREPITAKLMANLIQKAGADRVISADLHAGQIQGFFDIPVDHLTGIPLLASYFCNTLKKQVEEGNLIVVSPDIGGVARARKFATQLGHNTELAIVDKRRSHEIANLCEVMDIIGDVKGKTAVLVDDIIDTAGTMCKAAAAIKERGATEVYACATHGVLSGPAIDRIRESVLKELIITDTIPLPEEKKLDKIEVLSIAPLFAEVIRRVHSEESVSILFR from the coding sequence ATGGCTGACCAGACACGGGCAATTAAGGTGTTCTCGGGTTCCGCGCACAAAGCTTTTGCAGACAGCGTGTGCGTGAGTTTGGGGATACCTGTTTCAGCATCAAAACTTTTCAGATTTTCAGATCAGGAAATTGGCGTTTCCGTTGAGGAGAGCGTAAGAGGCACCGACGTTTACATCGTACAGCCCACCTGCGAGCCTGCCAACGAGCGCCTTATGGAGCTTTTTATCATGATCGATGCGCTCAGAAGAGCGTCAGCCTACAGAATTAACGTCGTAATGCCGTATTTCGGCTATGCGCGTCAGGACAGAAAAACCCGCGCACGCGAACCGATCACGGCGAAGCTTATGGCAAATCTTATTCAGAAAGCCGGAGCGGACAGGGTTATATCGGCAGATCTCCATGCAGGCCAGATTCAGGGCTTCTTTGACATTCCCGTTGACCACCTCACCGGAATTCCTCTCCTTGCTTCTTATTTCTGCAACACTCTTAAAAAACAGGTTGAAGAAGGCAATCTCATCGTTGTTTCTCCGGACATCGGAGGAGTTGCAAGAGCCAGAAAATTCGCGACACAGCTCGGTCACAACACCGAACTTGCGATCGTTGACAAACGCCGTTCACACGAAATCGCGAACCTTTGCGAGGTAATGGACATTATCGGAGACGTTAAGGGAAAGACAGCCGTCCTCGTTGATGATATAATAGACACGGCGGGCACAATGTGCAAAGCGGCGGCAGCCATTAAAGAGAGAGGCGCGACGGAAGTCTATGCCTGCGCAACGCACGGCGTTCTCTCCGGACCGGCTATTGACCGTATCCGCGAATCAGTGCTGAAGGAACTTATAATTACGGACACCATTCCGCTTCCTGAGGAGAAGAAGCTTGACAAGATTGAGGTTCTCTCAATCGCCCCTCTGTTTGCGGAGGTAATCAGAAGAGTTCATTCGGAAGAATCCGTAAGTATTCTGTTCCGTTAG
- the glmU gene encoding bifunctional UDP-N-acetylglucosamine diphosphorylase/glucosamine-1-phosphate N-acetyltransferase GlmU yields MQLNNQSICVLILAAGKGTRMRSNTPKVLQQIMEEPIISYPLNAVKTAGFDNQDIAVMVGFGGMQVEKYLNTNFSGVNVIWQKEQLGTGHAAKLAQGWWENYDNVMVLTGDTPLITADTLLKFVNEHVSSDDKCSFLSFELDNPKGYGRVIRSGSSISIVEEKDADEKQKLCREVNSGMYIFSTKALSAVIDKIGCENNQKEYYLPDALSLIEGDGGSLNAIKAENPQDFLGINDPLQLAEATAIMRRRIVRGWLLKGVRCADPDSIWIGPRVELEEDIFIAPFVQLYGASKVEHGSRIGSFTVLRNSSVGSDTNIVGNVRMDDSSVGNKCSVGPFVFMRNNTRLDDTALAGRYVEIKNSHVSSGAKVPHLSYIGDAEIGENTNIGAGTITCNYDGHDKSPTTIGSNCLIGSDTMIVAPVVIGNKVSTAAGSVITEDIPDEALGVGRARQKNITGWRSRLENAWKNKGGNK; encoded by the coding sequence ATGCAGCTGAATAATCAGTCAATTTGCGTTTTAATTCTTGCAGCGGGCAAGGGTACCCGTATGCGCAGCAATACTCCCAAGGTTCTCCAGCAGATTATGGAGGAGCCTATTATCAGTTATCCTCTGAACGCGGTTAAGACAGCCGGTTTTGACAATCAGGATATTGCCGTTATGGTCGGGTTCGGCGGTATGCAGGTGGAGAAGTATCTGAATACAAATTTCAGCGGCGTTAACGTTATATGGCAGAAGGAGCAGCTGGGCACAGGACACGCGGCAAAGCTTGCTCAGGGCTGGTGGGAGAACTATGACAACGTTATGGTTCTTACCGGCGACACGCCTCTTATCACTGCCGACACTCTGCTGAAGTTTGTCAACGAACACGTTTCGTCGGACGACAAGTGCAGTTTTCTGAGTTTTGAGCTTGACAATCCCAAGGGCTACGGACGCGTTATACGCAGCGGAAGCTCTATCAGCATTGTTGAAGAAAAGGATGCCGACGAAAAGCAGAAGCTGTGCAGAGAGGTCAACAGCGGAATGTATATTTTCAGCACAAAGGCGCTGTCCGCCGTTATTGACAAAATAGGCTGCGAGAATAATCAGAAGGAGTATTATCTCCCTGACGCGCTTTCGCTTATAGAAGGCGACGGAGGCAGTCTTAACGCGATAAAAGCCGAAAATCCGCAGGATTTCCTCGGCATTAACGATCCCTTGCAGCTTGCGGAGGCGACCGCGATTATGCGCAGGAGAATAGTGCGCGGCTGGCTGCTTAAGGGCGTGCGCTGCGCGGATCCTGACAGTATTTGGATCGGTCCCAGAGTTGAGCTTGAAGAAGACATTTTTATCGCGCCGTTCGTGCAGCTTTACGGCGCTTCCAAGGTGGAGCACGGCAGCAGGATAGGAAGCTTTACGGTGTTGAGAAATTCTTCCGTCGGCAGCGATACGAATATCGTCGGCAACGTCAGAATGGACGACAGCAGCGTTGGAAACAAATGCAGCGTGGGTCCTTTCGTGTTTATGAGAAACAATACGCGGCTTGACGATACGGCGCTTGCGGGACGCTACGTTGAGATTAAGAACAGCCACGTTTCGTCCGGCGCCAAGGTGCCGCACCTTTCCTACATAGGCGACGCTGAAATAGGAGAGAATACAAATATAGGCGCGGGCACGATTACGTGCAATTATGACGGACATGACAAGAGTCCGACAACGATAGGCAGCAACTGCCTGATAGGCAGCGACACGATGATTGTCGCCCCAGTGGTTATAGGGAACAAGGTTTCAACGGCTGCCGGTTCGGTTATTACAGAGGATATTCCTGACGAGGCCCTCGGGGTAGGAAGAGCCCGCCAGAAAAATATTACGGGATGGAGATCCCGTTTGGAAAACGCATGGAAAAACAAGGGAGGAAACAAGTAA
- a CDS encoding 50S ribosomal protein L25 codes for MAAKRKMNQKFDFTKRTATGKGVCRKIRSKNALPVVLYGPDFKEGLAGTVDAKAISVIANSPFHETTVVTLVMEDGSSHQALLRDIQRHPLTQQLRHIDFYEVIAGHKIKVEIPVKAINKDVCKGIKEGGVLETAARNVEIEVEPANIPEDIIVDLAELELGAEVFVKDLQVPEGVTFITDSEQLIFHIVTPKSMVAAEEETEEPKEVEVVAKGKKEEE; via the coding sequence ATGGCAGCTAAAAGAAAAATGAACCAGAAATTTGACTTTACGAAGAGAACTGCAACCGGCAAAGGCGTCTGCAGAAAAATCCGTTCCAAAAACGCTCTTCCTGTAGTGCTTTACGGACCGGATTTCAAAGAGGGACTCGCCGGAACGGTTGACGCAAAAGCAATCTCGGTAATAGCGAACAGCCCGTTCCACGAAACAACGGTCGTCACCCTCGTTATGGAAGACGGAAGCTCACATCAGGCTCTTCTCAGAGACATTCAGCGTCATCCGCTTACACAGCAGCTTCGTCACATCGACTTCTACGAAGTTATAGCCGGACACAAAATCAAGGTTGAAATTCCTGTAAAGGCAATCAACAAAGACGTTTGCAAAGGCATCAAAGAAGGCGGCGTACTTGAAACAGCGGCACGTAACGTTGAAATCGAAGTCGAACCCGCGAACATTCCCGAAGATATTATCGTTGACCTCGCAGAGCTCGAACTCGGCGCGGAAGTATTTGTCAAGGATCTTCAGGTTCCCGAAGGCGTTACCTTTATTACCGATTCTGAACAGCTTATCTTCCATATCGTAACGCCGAAATCAATGGTAGCGGCTGAAGAAGAAACGGAAGAACCCAAGGAAGTAGAAGTAGTAGCCAAGGGCAAGAAGGAAGAGGAATAG